A single genomic interval of Helianthus annuus cultivar XRQ/B chromosome 13, HanXRQr2.0-SUNRISE, whole genome shotgun sequence harbors:
- the LOC110902175 gene encoding protein FAR1-RELATED SEQUENCE 6-like, whose protein sequence is MVVGSLLKEQFKDCGRIYRSTETVKDFRIKEKVNLSYMQASRGKCNALELLQGSSSSSFAELPVYCYNLEKANPGTVTHIHTDSESRFEMLFVAIGTVIRSFVRNLRPLILIDAAHLKGEFKGTMFLAVGMDGNNQILPIGYGIGKSEDGESWTWFLSKLKECIGEHPDLAIISDRAASIQLAVRVVFPRSFHGLCCRHLMVNLRLP, encoded by the exons ATGGTGGTGGGTAGCTTATTAAAAGAACAATTCAAAGATTGTGGACGGATATACCGTTCGACCGAAACTGTAAAGGATTTTAGGATTAAAGAAAAAGTCAATTTATCATACATGCAAGCATCGCGTGGGAAATGTAACGCATTAGAACTTTTGCAAGGTAGTTCGTCAAGTTCTTTTGCCGAACTTCCCGTCTATTGTTATAACTTGGAGAAGGCTAATCCAGGAACAGTGACACACATACACACTGATTCTGAAAGTCGTTTTGAAATGTTATTTGTGGCCATAGGTACGGTG ATTCGGAGCTTTGTCCGAAATTTAAGACCGCTTATCCTCATAGATGCGGCCCACTTGAAGGGTGAATTTAAAGGAACAATGTTTTTGGCTGTTGGCATGGACGGAAACAATCAGATTTTGCCTATTGGTTATGGCATTGGTAAATCTGAAGACGGTGAGTCGTGGACGTGGTTCCTTTCAAAACTAAAAGAATGCATCGGCGAGCATCCAGATTTGGCAATCATTTCTGACCGGGCAGCTTCTATACAATTAGCCGTACGGGTTGTGTTTCCAAGAAGCTTTCACGGGTTATGTTGTCGTCATTTGATGGTCAACCTTCGTTTACCGTAA
- the LOC110902173 gene encoding uncharacterized protein LOC110902173, protein MREFKGNTCLQRGLKKKIQGKVEGSHSWVVAGIAQDSFDVDDGGKRGLVDFSNGTCSCRVWQVSGLPCGHVIAVSRFLGEPDCAHYAMSCYTNEVYKSTYEEHINPVPDKSEWEVPDGLVNLQPPLITKRQAGRPKENKRILSLGEDPTLIYCGILHVSFLPVWKYTVLHKILQ, encoded by the exons ATGAGGGAATTCAAGGGGAACACTTGCTTACAACGTGGgctcaaaaaaaaaattcaaggcAAAGTTGAAGGTTCTCATTCGTGGGTGGTTGCTGGAATTGCTCAGGACAGTTTTGACGTTGATGACGGTGGAAAGAGAGGCTTAGTTGACTTCTCTAATGGAACATGCAGTTGTCGGGTTTGGCAAGTATCTGGGTTACCTTGCGGGCACGTTATTGCGGTATCTAGATTTTTAGGTGAACCAGATTGTGCTCATTATGCGATGTCATGTTACACTAATGAAGTTTATAAATCCACATATGAGGAGCATATAAATCCAGTCCCTGATAAATCAGAGTGGGAAGTACCCGATGGACTGGTGAATCTGCAACCACCGCTTATTACAAAACGACAAGCCGGACGTCCGAAAGAAAACAAACGAATCCTATCGCTAGGAGAGGACCCCACTCTCATATACTGCG GCATATTGCATGTTTCGTTCCTGCCAGTTTGGAAGTACACTGTTTTGCACAAGATTTTGCAGTAA